The Sporomusa termitida genome has a window encoding:
- a CDS encoding DMT family transporter: MSSQHTGMLLVAASAAGFATLAIFIKFAYAAGANIITILAGRFVLAAICLALILKWRGIPLAVNKGLLRDLSLMGGLGYGSMSLLFALAVKYLPASLAAMLLYTYPAIVSLLSFSLGDEQYTWPKGAALAICFSGLFLVLGVSFENASLLGFAFGLGAAAVYSVYIVVGNRRLKHVDSMVTTTYVCAAAALVFVLTGLVTDSLIWSLPYQGWLAIIGIALIPTIVGIMGFFAGMSRIGATNASIISTTEPVITVLLSVLLLNEKITPLQISGGILILGGILILQLWAGKSKCSQAVEQQ, from the coding sequence TTGTCATCACAACATACCGGCATGCTGCTGGTTGCGGCTTCGGCCGCCGGCTTTGCCACTTTGGCAATTTTCATTAAGTTTGCTTATGCTGCCGGCGCCAATATTATTACCATTCTGGCCGGACGGTTTGTTCTCGCCGCAATTTGCCTGGCCCTTATTCTAAAATGGCGTGGTATTCCGCTGGCCGTCAATAAAGGGTTACTGCGCGACCTGTCGCTGATGGGCGGTTTGGGCTATGGCTCCATGTCCCTGCTGTTTGCCCTGGCGGTCAAATACCTCCCGGCCTCACTGGCAGCAATGCTGTTGTATACCTATCCGGCAATCGTCAGTTTGTTGTCTTTTAGCCTGGGCGATGAACAGTACACCTGGCCGAAAGGAGCGGCGCTCGCAATCTGTTTCTCAGGCTTGTTCCTGGTGCTCGGCGTCTCCTTCGAGAATGCCAGCCTGCTCGGCTTTGCTTTTGGCCTGGGTGCCGCTGCCGTCTACTCAGTCTATATTGTTGTCGGCAACCGGCGCCTGAAGCATGTTGATTCCATGGTTACCACCACCTATGTATGCGCTGCGGCGGCGCTTGTTTTTGTTCTGACCGGACTTGTAACCGACAGCCTTATCTGGAGCCTGCCATACCAGGGCTGGCTGGCAATCATCGGTATTGCCCTCATCCCCACCATTGTCGGAATTATGGGCTTCTTTGCCGGCATGAGCCGGATTGGCGCCACGAATGCTTCGATTATCAGCACCACCGAACCGGTAATAACCGTGCTGCTGTCGGTGCTCCTGCTTAATGAAAAAATAACGCCGCTGCAGATTAGCGGCGGCATTCTGATCCTGGGCGGCATATTGATTTTGCAGCTTTGGGCCGGAAAAAGCAAATGCTCACAGGCAGTGGAACAACAATAA